Part of the Polyangiaceae bacterium genome is shown below.
GACGGCACCTCCGAGCAGCCCGTAGTCTTCGCGCAGCTTCGTGAACAGATCTCGCGTGTCTTCTGCCGCCGACGCAACAGCGGGCGACAGCAGCATGAGCACGCAAACGAGGATGCCGACGAGAAGTGGCGTAGCAGAAGAGCGCGGCTCGAAACGAGCTACGTTGGCGGAGGTTTGTCCTGGCGCAAAGCGAGTGCGCTCGGGAACTTCGAGATCACGGCAGTGGACGGTTCGCACAGTCTCATCCTACCAAACGGAAAGACGTTCGGCTCATGTTGCGTAAAGTAGGGACCCCAGGAACTTCGTCAGGGCGGGGTAATTTCATCGAGCGCCATCCGAGCAGCTTCGATTTCGCCGCGAAGCGAGATGGCCATCGCGCGCCGACCCGAGGTGCTCCGATCGATGAAGCTGCGAAGATACTTCTTCGCTTCCTCGTGCCGACCGGCGTGGATGGCCAAAAGCCCCAGCACGAACCGCCCGTAACCACCACCCGCCGGCACATCGGCGAGACGCGTGATGATGCGGTCGATGTTGGGGACGGTTTGTCCGCTCGCTAGCTGCGCCAGCGCCAAATGACCTTGGTACAGCGGTTTGTCCGTGGTTCCCCAGCGCGCCGCGCGGGAAAGCGCCGCGATTGCATCGATGTAGCGTTTGTCCAAATAATACAAGCTTCCAAGGGTCCACCAATGGAACGCCTTGCGATTCGGTGGGCTCGATCGAGCTGCGAGGCGCAAATGCGTGGCTGCGCCCTCGATGTCCCCTTGCGCCTGTTTTGCACGTGCTGCGTCTTGATGGGCCACGTCGGGAAGCACATCGAGCACCAGAGCTTGTTCGGATGCGAGGATCGCTTGTTCGAAGCGTTCTTCTTCGTAGTGCGCGAGGTAGAGCTGGCGCAGGAGCATCGCCTGCGTGGTGGGATCGAGCTTCGACCGAGTGCTCAGGCCTTTACGTGCCCAGATCGCTCGAGAACGTGGGGTTGGCGCGGCCATGGCGCGCTGGAGCATCTCTTCGGGCACGACGGCTTTGGGCCGAGGTGTGGGCGCGCGCGAGCGTCGTTGTGCGGGAGCAGCAGCCGAATCCGCCGGCGCATCACGCGGTGGCCGTCGTCCTGTTTTGGGTTGCCTGGCCCCTCCGGGAGCGAAGGAACCCTCGTCATCCTTCGCTTTGCGCACCCACTGAGAATAGCAGTGTGCCTCGGGCACCGCACGTCAACAATTCGCCCGTGGCTCGGATTCGCCCGCCGAGCGTCTGGTCGCTGTTGCGTTCGGGGCTGCGGCGGGGCAATGTCTCGGTCAAATGACCCGAGACGTTCGAGGTTTTCGCATGATGGGCGCGTGGGGGCCGGCACTCGGAACCACCGCTGTCGTGCTCGGCCTCTTTGGTTGCGGCCGGCCGGCCACGAAAGCCGATTGCGACGCGATCCTCGACAAGAGCGCGGAGATCGAGCTCAAGGCGCAAAACGTCACCGATCCAGCCGAAGTACAGAAGCGAACCGAGGCCGTGCGCGCGGCGCAAGGTGAGCAGCTCTTGGCCAAGTGCATCGGCAGAAGGGTTACCGACAAGGCCATGCAGTGTGTTCGTTTGGCAACGACGGCGGACCAGGTGGATCGGTGCCTCGACTGATCGAGCGAGCCTCGCGCGCCGAAGTCGTGACCACGCTTGTCATCGTCGGCGTTCTTTTGGGCATCCTCGGCGTGCGTTCGGTTCGACGAACCTTGGCCGAACACCCAACGCGTGAAGATTGTGATGCGATGCTCGAGCGATACGTCGAGCACGTCGTGCATGCGCACAATCCCAAGCCGACCGCAGCGGAGCTCGTAGGGCGCAAGGCGCAAGCTCGAGCGATCGCGGCCGAAGATCAAGCGTTTGCTCGCTGCCCCACGCACCTCACGCGTGAAGAGGCCGACTGTGCGATGCGCGCGCCAAACGCCGACGAATTCGAGCGGTGCCTGCCGTGAAGCAGCGACGGATGCAGCGGCCTTGGGCGCGCATCATTTTTGGCATCGGCCCGAATCGCTGTGGTAGGGTTGGCGCTCCCCTTCGAGGCGCGTACCCATTGCCGTGAAAGTCATCTCTCCGCTTCTCGGCTTCAACAACAACGTCAAGCACAAGGGACGCGTTTTCCATGTGCAGACGGAGGACTCCGGGGTCCGCCATCCGCACGTCATCACGCACTTGTTCGCGGATGGCGGGCGCATCCTGAAGACGCTGAAGACGTCGTACGCAGAGCACCTCAACGAGGCCAACCTGCGGGACATCGTCCATCAGCTCATGAAGGACCAGCACAAAGCGATGTTCGTCGCTTTGCGCGATGGGCAATTCGATCACATTTTCGAGGAGAAAGACGCGGCGGCTCAAGCGGCTGCAGCTGCGGCTCAGGCGGCCCAGGCGGCCCAGGCTGCGGCCGCCGCTGCGCCACCGGCGTCGGTTGCGGCTCCCGTCTCTGGCATCGTACCAGCGCCA
Proteins encoded:
- a CDS encoding tetratricopeptide repeat protein, with amino-acid sequence MSTRSKLDPTTQAMLLRQLYLAHYEEERFEQAILASEQALVLDVLPDVAHQDAARAKQAQGDIEGAATHLRLAARSSPPNRKAFHWWTLGSLYYLDKRYIDAIAALSRAARWGTTDKPLYQGHLALAQLASGQTVPNIDRIITRLADVPAGGGYGRFVLGLLAIHAGRHEEAKKYLRSFIDRSTSGRRAMAISLRGEIEAARMALDEITPP